The Methanobrevibacter sp. TLL-48-HuF1 genomic sequence CAGGAAGGAGCTATTGAAGCTTTTGATAGTGAAGGTATTAAATTAGAACCTTTAATAACTGTTGATGAATTTTTTTAATTAAAAAAAGATGATGAATGGTTAAGTTCATCATTTTCAAATTTTTATTTTTTTGCATGGAATACTAGATGAGGGAATTCATCTATTATGATGTTAGATGCTGTTTTAACTGCATTAGGAGAGCCAGGCATGGAAAAGATTACTGTTTTTTTATATACTCCTGCAGTTGCTCTTGAAATAAGTGCTCCTGAACCGATTTCTAAGAAAGATTGATGTCTGAAAATTTCACCAAAACCTTCAATTTTTTTATCAAAAAGTTCCTCTACAGTTTCAACAGTTATATCTCTACTGTCTAGTCCTGTTCCACCTGTTGTTAAGATAACATCAATATTTTTATTAATCATTTCTTTAATGGTTTTAATTAATGATTCTTTATCATCAGGTATTATTGTTTTGGATTTTAATGTGTATCTTTTTGATATTTCATCTGCAAGATATTGTCCTGATAGATCATCCTTATCCGTAGTGATGCTGTCACTTAGTGTTATTACACCACAGGCAATATCATTAGATGATAATT encodes the following:
- a CDS encoding molybdenum cofactor biosynthesis protein B; the protein is MKSETTEKHKKLSSNDIACGVITLSDSITTDKDDLSGQYLADEISKRYTLKSKTIIPDDKESLIKTIKEMINKNIDVILTTGGTGLDSRDITVETVEELFDKKIEGFGEIFRHQSFLEIGSGALISRATAGVYKKTVIFSMPGSPNAVKTASNIIIDEFPHLVFHAKK